Part of the Drosophila pseudoobscura strain MV-25-SWS-2005 chromosome 2, UCI_Dpse_MV25, whole genome shotgun sequence genome, TCTAATACATGTTTCTAATTGTGGGAGTGCTTCGGCGTTGTTGAAGTTATAATTCCCATAGTTTCATCAAATAGTTATCAAtgctaaaaaaataaatttaagatATTTGTTTAACAAATAGGCAAATAGGGATAAGAGTAGTTCAATCTCGCTGTCTCAATGAAAAAGGCCCATTACCTATTCTAATATCTCGTGGCTAATATTATTTTCCACAAATCTGacacacatttatttattttcttacaGTGTAGTTCTCAAGTCCCGCTTGCGTTTTGATATTTATGTGTCTCCTGATAGCGACGCCCGTTGCAGTCAAAAGTTTTACTTCGTTCACACTCGCATTTGTGCTAGtactcttctctctctctctctcagctaccctctctctttctgtttgtgtgcatgtgtgtatgtttaTATGCTAATACTTTAGCGCACATGGCAGGGCGCTATTATCGCGACTGCCACTTGGGCGTCGAACTTCCGTTTccctgctgcttttgcttttgcttttgccatcGCCTTCAGCCTTCAGCCTTCAACTCTGGAAGGGTCTCCTGATGGAGGAGGATCTCCGAGCACTGAGCACTCGATGGCAGCCCAAAAGCATTTGCAATTTCAGTTTGCATTTGAGCCTGAGCTctcatctctctctgtctatctctctgtccATCTCTTTCTTTGACTCCCGCGctgcttctctctctttcgtatGTTGTAAAATGAATTTTACTTCATTTTGATATGTTTTCCCTGCTGGTTTTAGTGCTGGGCACATAAATACTTGTGGGATGTGTGGGGCGGCGTTCAGTTTGTTTTGCCACTATCGCAATgataataaattttattaatcTGGCTGtcacccacccacacatacacatagacatagacagagagagagagagagagaagaaagagTTAGTGAAATGGATGGTGGAAGTGTGGGGTACACTCTCGCTGATCAAGTGCTCAACTAGTCGAGAATGCATTTGTAAGCGTGGCCGAGGATTCAGTGCCGCTTGGTGGCGTCTCCTACAGCTTGTTTCCATTTACATTTCGTGGCAGCTGTGTGTGAGcaaatttatttcataattaTTGTTGTATGCTATAATCGTGTggtaaatttatattacttaTATACTCACGGGAGTGCTCTGTGTTAGTGCCAAGTCCCTTTAAGAAAATCGAAATAAACTTCTCTTAAATTCCTGATTGAATTTCCCTAAAGATTCTTATGGCATCCTTAGGATTTTCTTCAGCGTACCTTCAGAACATTTCAGGACACTCGAAAGCCAAGTAACAACCTAAATAGTTCGCTCAAACGCGgtcaccaaaaaaaaaggtctAAACATCCAACCAACGCTTTCCGTGAGAGCTCCGACCTCAAAGggatatatgtaggtataaatgtatgtgtgtatatgtgctAGGTAAAAGCACAAGCCTGTGTGTGGAGCTGTTGGAAACTATATAGAAACTGGTAGAACTGGCTaatcaaaaattaattcaatttcttGTCCGCTCAAAGGCTGGTGGCCGCAGTGAAAGTGCGTCCACATCCTGTAAGGCCTTGTCCGGACTAGGCCACCGATTAAGCCCCTGAAGCCTGGAACAGGAACGGGGCTGAAAGCCAAGCATCAAATTTGATGATGTCAGCCATGCATGAACCCTTCCGACCATGTCCTGTTGCTATACATGGCTCCGGGGAATGCAGTctaaaaaccaacaaatgcCGGAAATGCGCCGCGACTGTCTCTGGCGGAGATGGAGCTGCCcctgcagctgccacagccactgcgaTTAAACTTTCTGCATTAAATATTtggaggagggaggggggctTGATGTTTGAGTGCCTGGGGAATAGAATTGGGAACGAGGCGCGGATGCTGTGGCTGCCTTTTTGCCAAATCTAATTGCAAATTTTATGTAGCGACAGACCAGTCCGCCTCCGCGGACTCCCACTCGACAACTCTGTAGAAACAATGTGGCGGCCACTGGAAACTGTCACTTTTTTCCGTTGTTCGCGCTTCCCGTTTGGGCGGCAGTAAAtcatgaaatttatttaacaaCATGCAagccagaaaacaaaaacaaaacaggcAACATAAATTGCACAAATGTCCGCACTTCGAGTGGCAGTAGCCGCTGTCCCCCATCTGCGCGACTGCAGTGGAGCCAATCCTCCAGGAGCAGAAGGAATTGTCATTAATTTTGATGTGTTTTTAATTCGGTTTTGTGGGGGCAACCCATTGAAAAAGCCTCAAAGAACACACAGAGAGGAGCATGGAAAAAATATTTgggatttaattaaaactaatGAAAACTCTTGCCCCAGCTGCAGCCCTGCCACTGTGCCACTCGAGCAACAGTCAATCTTGCAATTTGTGCCCAACGACAAATGACAAGAGGCAGACACGGACCGGCACCGGCCGAACACTTGGCTGGCATTTTCAGAAATCTACCACAACTGGAAGGGAATTCGGACATATACGTACGAGtaggagacggagatggagaccgGAGACCGCAGACCGGGGACGAACTTCGGATTCGACCTCCAGGCAGAATGACAGAGAAAAGTTGAAAACACTTTTGCCACAATTGCAGAAACCGAACGAAATGAGCTACAGCCATGCACTCGAGGGCACCTCGGAAATGAGCAATGAAAGTGCGTGGCCGAGTTGGACGCCATTATGCAATTACACAAGGCCCTCAGTCTTCAGTCttcagtccccagtccccagtccccatcccccagcccccagtccCAGCGCTAGCCCTAGCCATAGCCCAGTGTATTCTGGGAACAGAGCTATGGGCCGGAGAAACGGATATCAAATCTCAATctctttttgttctttttttattttttttatgttggCTTATGTTCgtttatgtttgtttgttatgtttgttatgtttattttgtttattgttgtttatgATGAAATTGAACCGCATATCTATCCCAGATCCCGTGAAATTTTAAGAGAGTTGTTCGCTTCAGATCTTCTTTGGAAGATATCCAAATCTGGATTTGCTTAACTGCCTCCAGGGCGTTGTACTGGTCTTTGGAGCAGCAATGGTGTCCGTCTTTGCCTCGGATGCCGCCTCAATTGTCAGACCTGGGGGAGGGCTCTCAGCTTTGGAGACCGGCATCTGGGTGTGCAATAGATCGCGTAATTTTGGGACCGCATTGCTACTGTAGGCATCTGTCCTACCCGTCGAGCTAACAGACTCCGGTTTCTTTTCTGGCTGCTCGGCGGACTCGTTTTCAAGCTGCACGAGTAACTCCTCTTCTGGCTGGACGATGGACTCTGTTTCTGACTGCACGACGGACTCCGTTTCTGGCTGCAAACTGGACACGGGTAATCCGATTTGCCGCACGAAGCAATTGGATGCCCCACCTTCTGGCTTAATGCTCACTAAGAAGCAGTAGGCGTTTCCCTCTACCAACGGCTGCTCCTTTAGGAGCTGAAGCTGCATGAGCTGATCCCCAATATGATTGATAATCCTCATTGATTCTGTAGAGGAGACCGACGGCTCGTCTCCAAGCCTCCGATCGTTAAGTGTCGGCTTTGATCTGTCAATGTGGAAGGTGCCCTGCCTGCTGATGCCAGGACGTTCTTTTCCATCTTTTTCCTCCGTCTCCTTCGGAAATATGCGCAGTTTCTGCATTTCCTGGAAGAACTCCTCGTCTTTCTCGGTCATTGTGCTTGGCATGTCCAGCTCAGGCGGTGGCGTTGTGTCCTCCAAGCGGTCTTGCAATCGGTCACACTCCGCTATTACCTTCGCCATTCGCTTGGCCTCTATTTGGTCCAAGTCAGCCACAGTCGGGGGACAGTAGGTCAAAGGCATTGCATCCACAAGAATGAACGGAACGCCATCGCTGGTAGACTGTTCCCCCGGCTCTGTTCCAGCTATATTCTGATTCCCGGCATTGTTGCTTCCAATACCGCTCGCATTGGCTTTGTTTGATTGGCCAGTGGGGTCCGATGGCCCGGAATTCTTAGCGGACTTACGGCTCTTCTTCATTTTGTTCATTATGCTGTGAGTATGGGTGCATCAGTGGCTGTAGGCATGGGTGTAGGTGTGGGTGTAGGTGTGGGTGTAGGTGTGGGTGTAGGTGTGGGTGCTGGTATGGGTGCTGGTGTAGGTgctggtgtgggtgtgtatgtgCATTAAGCAAACGATCGGCGGGCCGAGCAAATTTGCCAGCGCCAAACGCTTTGCCATTCATCGGattggtgtggtgtggtgtggtcaGGACTGAAAACTAATCCGCGATTAGCTGAACAGCTAGCGAACACTCGAGCACTCACCTGAAGGCCAGAAACTTAATGGTGCCGCTTCGGTaccacaaacaaacagaaatttAAGCTGCTCAAAAGTACTCCGGATGAAAAACACAAAATTGAAAAGGAGGAAACTTCTCTGCGTACACAAGAATCAAGAGCACAAGGAAAGTCCCTCTTCGTctggggcacgggcacgggcacgggcacttGTGGCTGCTTCTCTCAGTGGACTATGGGATCTGGATCGGAATGGAGGGAATGGAGGGAATGGAGGGAATGGGAGTGGTGTACAATCCGTAAACCAAAACTTTATTTTGTGCTGATAAAAACTTAAATGTTGCTTCTGCCCCTTACTGTGCCTGTTcctgtgtttctgtttctgcttttgcctctgccactgcctctgccactgccacgcaATCGTAAATGTTTGATATCCCCAAAGGTTAACAATTTCCTGCCGCTGGCCTCTTCCGACCTGCTCGGCTTTTCCTGGCTCAAGCTTAAGTTAGTTTCTTCTGTTTCTTATTTGGTTTTAAAAGAATTTTGTGGTTGGCCAAATGAAACCGCAGCGTTGGTGGATGCCACAAGCAAGTACACGTACACACCGTACACGGGAGGACACGCGTATGGCTGTCTCTGTGTATGCTGGGTTGAGTGGGTCGAAAGTGGAATTTGGAAATATTCCCGAATACTCTGTGACTATGATTTCTGATTTTCTATACCTCGATAGTACTGTCACTCGTATCTATAGGACTTGACAGAACAGGCAATGCATCAATGATGCACATTAGATCTGTTCATAGTGAACAAATATTGGATTAACCCAAAGCAAACACAGTCGGGAAAGAGCGCCTTCCTTTCCGCTTCTCTCTTTGGCCTACGATATGACTTACGATATTCGGGGGCGCTTACTCTTTGTACTAAAAGAGCTTTTGGCTCTCTCTGGCCTAGTCCTGGCCGCCGAGGGCAGAGCCGAGACTGCCACACGAAGCTCCACGACCGCCACAcgaaacacaaacaaatcaaacagGCCCgtatccgtgtccgtgtccgtgcccCAGTGCATTCAGTCGAAATCGGTGCGAGCTGTGGCAAGGACGTGTACGCAAGGTTCGGCAAAAGTCTGTCTGAAGTCGAGCTGTGGCTAAAGTTCGTGGCAAAGTTGAGCCATTGCAGGTGCTTGGGGGCAGGCAACCAGAGGCGTGAAAACACATTTGTGGCGAGTGTAATTTTTTCCCTTCCACCCCGCTAAACGTGTGCGGGCAATTAAAGTTCCTCGTGGCACCTCCATCGTCTGAGTGAGTGACTGCTGACTGGTCGCGCAAATTGCATGTCAGGGCAGAGGGTGCATGCCATCGAAATGAATGTGCCGCAGGAATACAAAGCTTAAAGTGTTGCATAGCTAGTAGCTACCCCTCCAGTTCAGTTTCAGGCCTCACTAAGTGGAATTACCAACCAAAAGTGCACAAAccgacatacatacatatgtacttatgtaaACCCCATTAAAGGCAAGTGAAGTtaataaatgtaaatggaCTTACACGCACCCTCACGTGTGCACAGTGAAAAAAATCTAATTAAAGCTGAGACAAAGACAGAAAGAGGGAAAATTTTTgataaaaaacaaatgcaaatggccGGCAGGTTGCTGTgaaagcagcagccacataTGAAGCCAGGGAAATGCCATTCGGttgacaaaaacaaagcccAGACCCCAGTGGAGAGAAACTCGCATATATATCAAAATTTATGGAACCCCCTCCCTCACATTTATGTGGGAATGGGGGCTCTCTTCTGGCATGGCTCTGGTTGTGGCagcaattttatttatttgtttgctttactTATACAGCAGAAACGACAACAACTACTATGCCAGAGGGAAAACTCTAATGAAAACCAACAGCATTCTGTTGGCACTTTCAATTCTGGAATATTTCCCATCAAATGCCGAACTTTTGAGGCATCTCTCCGGAAAATTCAAGTGCTGGCAATTAGCCGAGCGGTTTCTCTCCCTATAAATCGTGTTTGACTTGTGAGTGACCACCCTTTGAGGGAGCCTAGCCCCCTGCTGGAAACATCCCATGGCGCCTGGCGAGTGGGGCAATTGTGGGCAAACAATGCATATTCTAAAATGCTAAATGGTTGGCCATTGTAGGTGCCCTTGTCACCAAACCACAACTGAAATGATGGCCAACAAAGCGCGGGAGTAGGCAAAACAAAGCACATAACGATTCAGTTAGGGTTCACTTCGAATTGtcataatttcaattaaaattcaattgaaaatatatGCACAGGCAAACAATGGCGTAAATCATGGGATTGGGGCCCCCAGCACGGCCATAAAAGTCAATTGAATTATGCATTCAGCGACATTTATCCCTATATATAAACGAgaaacaatatacatacatatatcatatcaGTGTGTACATTGGCAGAACTCCAAAAGAATATCCATTCGTTTTCCCCTTTTCGGTATTGATTAACCATTGAAAGGTAATTGACATTTCAATAATTCCATAAATAGTCAAGTAACTGCCCCGAACCCTACCCTACCCCCTTCCACCACCTTTCCCATTAagcgttttccattttctttccttttgctttcAATTTAGTTCACGCCACTTGAGCGAACTTAAATATTTCTTCACATTTTGCCTTGTCGCCATCGTCTTTTGGCGAAAGTTTTCCAATTATATGTCGCCTTTTTTGTACCCAAAAACAGTTTTTCCACAACGCGTTTCAtatttgcttctttttttgtgccttCGCTTCCCTCTTCCTTCCCCTGACCTGACTCTGTGTCgctgggcaaagtttttatCGGCGCACAGAAAAAATTATGCTTTCGTTCATATATGATTGGCATAGCGGCGGCTCGAAAGTTTTTCCCCTCCAGCAAAAGGTTATCATAGGCAGAGTTTTTCTTCCGAAAGAGACAATTTTTCATAGCTACAGTATTCGTATTTTCGTTGCTGCCAGatcaaatgaaaatcaattCTGATTTGGGACAAATGTAAGCCGAAAGTCAGGTACATTTTTGCCCTGCACTTATGGTCGTGTTCGTCCGGACTTGTTGATATTCTTTTAGCcttatttgcatttgcattacCATCACTACCTacctctatatatatgtacaggTGTATGTATAggtgtatctgtagctgtgtgTACTGTCATCCGCATGTTCCAAGATATGGCATACACGTTATTTCACTTTAGTACATTAGGGCAGACTTCCTCCCGCCGGTGCGCTTAATTTCCGGCAGAGTCAACAATACGAATAGGAATCCCTGGGGGGAGTTTGCGGAGTGGGAAAGACAACTGGGGATTAAGGATTGGTCTTTCTTCTTCctttctctccttctccctctttctttgtttttgtgcttgCTTCCTGTGCATTAAGAGACATTctcagagcgagagagagacagataggAACGGATATATAATTATGGGTAACATTGGGGAATCTTCTGATTCCCAAGTATTTTATCttttattcaatattcaacGTTCTACAATCGAATTTCAGCTTCATTAACATccaaagaaatattttcattcaaGTTGTTAAACATTTCGAACCACAATCATGTGTCGGCTTTCACCTGTAAACGCCAAAACCTTTGTCCAATTAGGGACCTGAAGCGGTTTCCTTGTAATTACATTACCGACTCTGGCGCACTTCCGCTTAATCAAATATTAATGTTcttgcatttaatttattaaaatgaaatttaataatgTAGATTTTTATGCTCCTTCCCTCCAACATACCAACCGCGCTGTGGGCGGGGGCCAATCAATTTGATGGGAATTCGTTTCACATGTATTTTACGCTTGACGCAGCCGTTAAACTTttcaccgccaccgcctctaCACCGCACTGTCGCTGTGTGCATATTTGAGAGCCCTCGTATCACTCATACGCACCGTTGCCCCACTCTAAAGCCATCTCTCGCGAGGCACAAACGTAGCACACAAATCTTTCATataacatttaatttttttgactCACGCGCCAACTTTTGCGGCAAGTCAAGCAAGTCAAGGAGTGGGTGCCCCAAGGAGCCAGGCTGAGTTGCGGCTGTGAGACTTGggaagccgccgccgccgcagccacAAAGTTACCATGGGAATGCTGTGGTGCGAGGGcgatattgtacatatatagccAGAGCTAAGGGTAAGGCAATGGCCGCTGAGGGTTCTCAATTTGTGGAACTATTTATAGACGCAGCATTCATGGACCTTGGTTATGCCCGAAAACCTCTAGGGCTTTCCATTGAAtcacttttgtttgtttgttagttgtatttaaaat contains:
- the LOC4800554 gene encoding uncharacterized protein, translated to MNKMKKSRKSAKNSGPSDPTGQSNKANASGIGSNNAGNQNIAGTEPGEQSTSDGVPFILVDAMPLTYCPPTVADLDQIEAKRMAKVIAECDRLQDRLEDTTPPPELDMPSTMTEKDEEFFQEMQKLRIFPKETEEKDGKERPGISRQGTFHIDRSKPTLNDRRLGDEPSVSSTESMRIINHIGDQLMQLQLLKEQPLVEGNAYCFLVSIKPEGGASNCFVRQIGLPVSSLQPETESVVQSETESIVQPEEELLVQLENESAEQPEKKPESVSSTGRTDAYSSNAVPKLRDLLHTQMPVSKAESPPPGLTIEAASEAKTDTIAAPKTSTTPWRQLSKSRFGYLPKKI